A stretch of Mycobacterium sp. ITM-2016-00316 DNA encodes these proteins:
- a CDS encoding DUF6188 family protein — MTEQWIQGRTLQRIMFRDGLVLNLDEYNELVISAPLELTLPDIAGAPSGASEVVAIDPTAVRNEQKPLFDFAGTTCTHADWDEDGSLHLQFSGGQHIDVPSDDAHTSWELYGKLHGYAACLPHGRVRVVRHDLPD; from the coding sequence ATGACCGAACAATGGATCCAGGGGCGCACCCTACAGCGGATCATGTTCCGCGACGGTCTGGTGCTCAACCTGGACGAATACAACGAGCTCGTCATCTCCGCACCGCTGGAGCTGACGTTGCCCGATATCGCCGGCGCCCCCTCGGGAGCGTCCGAGGTGGTGGCCATCGATCCGACCGCCGTACGCAACGAGCAGAAGCCGCTCTTCGACTTCGCCGGCACCACGTGCACGCATGCCGACTGGGATGAGGACGGCAGCCTGCACCTGCAGTTCTCCGGCGGGCAGCACATCGACGTCCCCAGCGACGATGCGCACACCTCGTGGGAGTTGTACGGCAAGCTCCACGGGTACGCGGCATGCCTGCCACACGGGCGGGTCCGCGTGGTGCGTCACGACCTGCCCGACTGA
- a CDS encoding cytochrome P450 translates to MPIATRVNGSQPPQVDLAEVDLGSWRFWSRDDDFRDAAFATLRREAPVSFHAPITAEGVDAGAGHWALARYDDVHFASRHPDVFSSSPNITIGDQTPELAEYFGSMIAMDDPRHSRLRNIVRSAFTPKVLARIEESVLERARHLVSRMVADHPDGRADLVTTLAGPLPLQVICDMMGIDEHDHDKIFHWTNVILGFGDPDLTTDFDEFAHVAMDIGAYAKDLAEDRRARPGDDLTTALVAAEVDGEQLTSAEVASFFILLVVAGNETTRNAISHGVAALSRFPEERDLWWSDYDALAPTAVEEIIRWASPVAYMRRTLTRDTELSGVAMAAGDKVTLWYGSANRDETRFLDPWRFDIRRSPNPHVGFGGGGAHFCLGANLARREITVAFEELHRQIPDLAADAEPDRLLSPFIHGIKRLPVRWTRAG, encoded by the coding sequence ATGCCGATCGCGACACGTGTCAACGGATCGCAGCCCCCGCAGGTCGATCTGGCCGAGGTCGATCTCGGCTCCTGGCGCTTCTGGTCGCGGGACGACGACTTCCGCGACGCCGCCTTCGCCACCCTGCGCCGCGAAGCGCCGGTCTCCTTTCACGCGCCGATCACCGCGGAAGGTGTCGACGCCGGCGCCGGACACTGGGCCTTGGCGCGCTACGACGACGTGCACTTCGCGAGCCGGCACCCCGACGTGTTCAGCTCCAGCCCGAACATCACCATCGGCGACCAGACGCCCGAGCTCGCCGAGTACTTCGGATCGATGATCGCGATGGACGACCCGCGGCACAGCAGGCTGCGCAATATCGTGCGCAGCGCCTTTACTCCCAAGGTGCTCGCCCGGATCGAGGAATCGGTACTCGAACGCGCCCGCCACCTGGTGTCACGGATGGTCGCCGACCATCCCGACGGCCGGGCCGACCTGGTGACGACGCTGGCCGGCCCACTACCGCTGCAGGTCATCTGCGACATGATGGGCATCGACGAGCACGATCACGACAAGATCTTCCACTGGACGAATGTGATCCTCGGTTTCGGAGACCCGGACCTCACCACCGATTTCGACGAGTTCGCGCACGTCGCCATGGATATCGGCGCGTACGCCAAGGATCTGGCCGAGGACCGTCGGGCTCGACCGGGCGATGACCTGACCACCGCACTGGTGGCCGCCGAAGTGGACGGTGAACAGTTGACGTCGGCGGAAGTGGCCTCCTTCTTCATCCTGCTCGTGGTGGCAGGCAACGAAACCACCCGCAACGCGATCAGCCATGGTGTCGCCGCGTTGAGCCGCTTTCCCGAAGAACGCGACCTCTGGTGGTCGGACTACGACGCGCTCGCGCCGACCGCCGTCGAGGAGATCATCCGCTGGGCCTCCCCGGTGGCCTACATGCGGCGCACCCTCACCCGCGATACCGAACTGAGCGGTGTGGCGATGGCCGCCGGCGACAAGGTCACCCTGTGGTACGGATCGGCCAACCGCGACGAAACCCGTTTCCTCGACCCCTGGCGTTTCGACATCCGGCGCAGCCCCAACCCGCATGTCGGGTTCGGGGGCGGCGGGGCACATTTCTGCCTGGGCGCCAACCTGGCCCGTCGGGAGATCACGGTCGCGTTCGAGGAGTTGCACAGGCAGATACCGGATCTGGCGGCCGATGCCGAGCCGGATCGGCTGCTGTCGCCCTTCATCCACGGCATCAAGCGCCTGCCGGTGCGGTGGACGCGCGCAGGCTGA
- a CDS encoding glycosyltransferase — protein MRVVQVANFYGPRSGGLRTAIDRLGAEYAAAGHQVTLVVPGDRAARHTLETGVTRLSLPAKLIPLTGGYRAVLPGPVTALLAELEPDALEVSDRLTLRSLGPWGRRRGVATVMISHERLDRLVGQILPAGAARAVADIANRRTAHNYDAVVCTTAFAREEFDRIGADNVVTVPLGVDLHQFHPRHRSAQLRSRWAQPDQTLLVHCGRLSVEKHAHRSIDTVGALRDSGIDARLVVVGEGPLRARLERQAAGLPVDFTGFIGCRDTVAAILASADVALAPGPHETFGLAALEALACGTPAVVSRTSALAEILTADSGATADNDPAAIARAVTSVVARPETQRRIDARRRAEQFTWPRAAAGMLDVLARR, from the coding sequence ATGCGAGTCGTGCAGGTCGCGAACTTCTACGGTCCGCGGTCCGGGGGGCTGCGGACCGCCATCGACCGGCTCGGCGCGGAATATGCCGCGGCCGGTCACCAGGTCACCCTGGTGGTACCCGGTGACCGGGCCGCGCGGCACACCTTGGAAACGGGCGTCACCCGGCTGTCGCTGCCCGCGAAGCTGATTCCGCTCACCGGTGGGTACCGCGCGGTACTGCCCGGCCCGGTCACCGCGTTGCTGGCCGAGCTGGAGCCCGACGCCCTGGAGGTGTCCGACCGGCTCACGCTGCGCTCGCTCGGCCCGTGGGGCAGGCGGCGGGGCGTGGCCACGGTGATGATCTCCCACGAACGGCTGGACCGCCTGGTCGGGCAGATCCTGCCGGCCGGCGCGGCGCGCGCGGTCGCCGACATCGCCAATCGCCGCACCGCACACAACTACGACGCGGTGGTCTGCACGACGGCATTTGCCCGCGAGGAGTTCGACCGGATCGGTGCGGACAATGTCGTCACCGTGCCCCTCGGCGTCGACCTCCATCAGTTCCATCCGCGGCACCGCAGCGCGCAGTTGCGCAGCCGCTGGGCGCAACCCGACCAGACTCTGCTGGTGCACTGCGGCAGGCTGTCGGTGGAGAAGCACGCCCACCGCAGTATCGACACCGTTGGCGCGCTGCGTGACTCGGGCATCGATGCGCGTCTGGTGGTGGTCGGTGAAGGGCCGTTGCGGGCCCGGCTGGAACGTCAGGCGGCAGGGCTACCCGTGGATTTCACCGGTTTCATCGGGTGCCGCGATACGGTAGCCGCCATCCTGGCCTCCGCCGATGTCGCGCTGGCGCCGGGCCCGCACGAGACCTTCGGCCTGGCGGCGTTGGAGGCACTGGCCTGTGGCACGCCCGCGGTGGTGTCGCGCACCTCGGCGCTCGCCGAGATCCTCACCGCCGACAGCGGTGCTACCGCGGACAACGATCCGGCGGCCATCGCGCGGGCGGTCACCTCCGTGGTCGCCCGGCCCGAAACGCAACGCCGGATCGACGCGCGCCGCCGTGCCGAACAGTTCACCTGGCCGCGCGCCGCTGCCGGCATGCTCGACGTGCTCGCCCGGCGCTGA
- a CDS encoding SDR family oxidoreductase, with the protein MAGLPGPGALRGRVAVVAGATRGAGRGIAAALGEAGATVICTGRSSVTGRGGSDYDRPETIEETAALVNTLGGVGVAVQVDHLVPDQVRALADRIRTDHGTIDILVNDIWGAEVLKGPPATWGRPMWEHDLDDGLRIIDLGVRTHLITSHCLLPLLVTRPGGLLVEITDGTTEYNAETFRLSVFYDLAKMAVNRLAFSHGHELRQVGATAVAVSPGWLRSEMMLDNYGVTEDNWRTALHAGRDDGYPSAPPGFAESETPRFVGRGVAAMAADEMRTRWNQRSVTSVELAREYGFTDIDGYCPDGWGTD; encoded by the coding sequence ATGGCCGGATTACCGGGCCCCGGGGCATTGCGCGGCCGGGTTGCCGTCGTGGCCGGCGCCACCCGAGGCGCCGGCCGGGGTATTGCTGCAGCATTGGGCGAGGCGGGGGCGACCGTCATCTGCACCGGCCGCAGCAGCGTGACAGGACGCGGCGGTTCGGACTATGACCGCCCGGAAACCATCGAAGAGACTGCGGCACTGGTGAATACGCTTGGCGGCGTCGGAGTGGCGGTCCAGGTGGACCATCTGGTGCCCGATCAGGTTCGTGCGCTGGCAGACCGTATCCGCACCGACCACGGAACCATCGACATTCTGGTGAACGACATCTGGGGCGCGGAAGTGCTGAAGGGGCCGCCGGCGACATGGGGGCGGCCGATGTGGGAACACGACCTCGACGACGGGCTGCGCATCATCGATCTCGGCGTTCGCACGCACCTGATCACTTCACATTGCCTGCTCCCGCTGCTGGTCACCCGACCCGGGGGCCTGCTGGTCGAAATCACCGATGGCACAACGGAATACAATGCCGAGACGTTTCGGCTGTCGGTTTTCTACGATCTCGCCAAGATGGCCGTCAACCGGCTCGCCTTCAGCCACGGCCACGAACTGCGACAGGTCGGCGCCACCGCCGTCGCGGTCAGCCCAGGCTGGCTCCGCTCGGAAATGATGCTGGACAACTACGGGGTGACCGAGGACAACTGGCGCACCGCCCTACACGCCGGCCGTGACGACGGGTACCCGAGCGCGCCGCCGGGATTCGCCGAGTCCGAGACGCCGCGGTTCGTCGGACGAGGAGTCGCCGCGATGGCGGCCGATGAGATGCGCACGCGCTGGAATCAGCGGTCGGTCACCTCGGTGGAGCTGGCCAGGGAGTACGGGTTCACCGATATCGACGGCTACTGCCCGGACGGCTGGGGCACGGACTGA
- a CDS encoding dienelactone hydrolase family protein, whose amino-acid sequence MTPLQRYIAEEIATDHVDGLLSRREAMRRLALLGVGASAATALIAACGSKPAQPAPSSTETATPAAAPPGMDTALETTAISWAGPKGELQGAWAQAAEPKGAILVIHENKGLNDWVRSVAGRLAGVGYSSLAIDLLSENGGTATFADPAEATAALGNRVPEDMVADLKSGLGEVAARTPGAEVAAVGFCMGGGLVWRLLAAGTPELAAAFPFYGPTPDDPDFAGSKGVAVLGFYGELDQRVNATEPVARAALERAGLVHELVTEPGANHAFFNDTGDRYDAGAAADAWRRTLDWLSVHVG is encoded by the coding sequence GTGACTCCCTTGCAGCGCTATATCGCCGAAGAGATCGCGACCGACCATGTGGATGGGCTGCTGTCCCGGCGCGAAGCGATGCGTCGACTCGCGTTGCTGGGTGTGGGCGCGTCCGCGGCGACCGCGCTGATCGCGGCCTGCGGATCGAAGCCCGCCCAACCGGCACCGTCATCGACCGAGACGGCCACCCCGGCGGCGGCGCCACCCGGGATGGACACCGCGTTGGAGACCACCGCGATCAGCTGGGCCGGCCCGAAGGGTGAACTGCAGGGCGCGTGGGCGCAGGCGGCCGAACCCAAGGGCGCCATTCTGGTGATCCACGAGAACAAGGGCCTCAACGACTGGGTTCGCTCGGTGGCCGGCCGGCTCGCCGGCGTCGGCTACTCGAGCCTCGCGATCGACCTGCTCTCCGAGAACGGGGGCACCGCTACCTTCGCCGACCCCGCCGAGGCGACCGCCGCACTGGGCAACCGCGTGCCCGAGGACATGGTCGCCGACCTGAAATCCGGGCTCGGCGAGGTCGCGGCACGCACGCCGGGGGCCGAGGTCGCAGCCGTCGGCTTCTGTATGGGCGGCGGACTGGTGTGGCGGCTGTTGGCTGCGGGAACTCCCGAATTGGCCGCGGCCTTCCCCTTCTACGGGCCAACCCCCGACGACCCCGACTTCGCCGGATCGAAAGGCGTCGCCGTGCTCGGTTTCTACGGTGAACTCGACCAGCGGGTCAATGCCACCGAGCCGGTCGCCCGGGCCGCCCTGGAGCGGGCCGGGCTGGTCCATGAACTGGTGACCGAGCCCGGGGCCAATCACGCGTTCTTCAACGACACCGGTGACCGATATGACGCCGGCGCCGCCGCCGACGCCTGGCGACGGACACTGGATTGGCTGTCCGTGCACGTCGGCTGA
- a CDS encoding amidohydrolase family protein — translation MTYDTIIRGGRWFDGTGAPSAVRNIGIRDGQVATISAEPLDETGCPQILDASGKWVLPGMLDIHTHYDIEVLGLPSLPESLRHGVTTVMLGSCSLSTVHVGAADAGDLFGRVEAIPREFVIDTVEKNKTWSGAEQYVEALESLPLGPNLAAFIGHSDMRTAVMGLDRATRRRHRPTRGEQARMEAMLTEALDAGFVGLSSQQLLFDKIDGDICRSRTLPSTYAGPRELRRLKSLLRRAGRVLQSGPDIQNPLNLASQLAQSLGVFRNPLKTSLLSAADIKANPHAIKLLGPLARVINGLGGNFRWQHLPVPFEVYADGIDLVVFEEFGAGAAALHLRDEVERNDLLRDELYRRQFRKDYENRFGVRVWQRDFHDAEIVDCPDSSVIGHSFGQVGLDRGVHPVDAFLDLVCEHGRALRWRTTISNHRPDVLKKLAREPGIQLGFSDAGAHLRNMAFYNMGLRLLKHVRDAENAGTPFMTIERAVHRLTGELADWYRLDAGHLRIGDRADVVIVDPTRLDASLEAYAEHTVDCYGGLSRMVNRNDDTVNAVLVGGRAVFLDGRPTELLGTQRTGRFLRAAHRSPALPTDKNELARVS, via the coding sequence GTGACCTACGACACAATCATCCGCGGGGGCCGCTGGTTCGACGGGACGGGCGCGCCGTCGGCGGTCCGCAACATCGGCATCCGGGACGGCCAGGTCGCCACGATCAGCGCTGAACCCCTGGACGAAACCGGGTGTCCCCAGATCCTCGACGCCTCCGGGAAATGGGTGCTGCCCGGCATGCTCGACATCCACACCCACTACGACATCGAGGTGCTCGGCCTGCCGTCACTGCCCGAATCACTGCGCCACGGCGTCACCACCGTGATGCTCGGCTCGTGCTCGCTGTCGACGGTGCACGTCGGTGCCGCCGATGCGGGCGATCTCTTCGGCCGGGTGGAGGCCATCCCCCGCGAGTTCGTCATCGACACCGTCGAGAAGAACAAGACGTGGAGCGGGGCCGAGCAATATGTCGAGGCACTGGAGTCGCTGCCGCTGGGCCCCAACCTCGCCGCCTTCATCGGCCACTCCGATATGCGCACCGCGGTGATGGGATTGGACCGCGCCACCCGCAGACGGCACCGCCCCACCCGGGGCGAGCAGGCTCGGATGGAAGCCATGCTCACCGAGGCGCTCGACGCCGGCTTCGTCGGACTGTCCTCACAACAACTGCTTTTCGACAAAATCGACGGAGACATCTGCCGATCACGGACGCTGCCGTCGACCTACGCCGGGCCACGCGAGTTACGACGGCTGAAGTCCTTGCTGCGCCGCGCCGGCCGGGTGTTGCAGTCCGGACCGGATATCCAGAATCCACTCAACCTGGCGTCGCAGCTGGCCCAGTCGCTGGGTGTGTTCCGCAATCCCCTCAAGACCAGCCTGCTGTCCGCGGCGGATATCAAGGCCAATCCGCATGCCATCAAGCTGCTCGGCCCGCTCGCGCGAGTCATCAACGGCCTGGGCGGCAACTTCCGCTGGCAACACCTGCCGGTCCCGTTCGAGGTCTACGCCGACGGTATCGACCTGGTGGTATTCGAGGAATTCGGCGCCGGCGCCGCCGCCCTGCACCTGCGCGACGAAGTGGAACGCAACGATCTGCTGCGCGATGAGCTGTACCGCAGGCAGTTCCGCAAAGACTACGAGAACCGCTTCGGCGTCCGGGTGTGGCAGCGCGACTTCCACGATGCCGAGATCGTGGACTGCCCGGACAGCTCCGTCATCGGCCACTCCTTCGGCCAGGTCGGTCTGGACCGCGGCGTGCACCCGGTGGACGCCTTCCTGGACCTGGTGTGCGAGCACGGACGCGCGCTGCGCTGGCGTACCACCATCTCCAATCACCGGCCCGACGTGCTGAAGAAGCTGGCCCGCGAACCCGGGATCCAGCTCGGCTTCTCCGATGCCGGGGCGCACCTGCGGAACATGGCGTTCTACAACATGGGCCTGCGGCTGCTCAAGCACGTGCGCGACGCCGAGAATGCCGGTACGCCGTTCATGACGATCGAACGGGCCGTCCATCGGCTCACCGGCGAGCTGGCCGACTGGTACCGGCTCGACGCCGGGCACCTGCGCATCGGAGACCGCGCCGATGTCGTCATCGTCGATCCCACCCGCCTCGACGCCTCCCTGGAGGCCTACGCCGAACACACCGTCGACTGCTACGGCGGGCTGTCCCGAATGGTCAACCGCAACGATGACACCGTCAATGCCGTCCTGGTGGGTGGTCGCGCGGTGTTCCTCGATGGCCGGCCGACCGAGCTACTCGGCACGCAGCGCACCGGGCGGTTCCTACGGGCAGCGCACCGCTCCCCCGCACTGCCCACCGACAAGAACGAATTGGCCCGTGTCAGCTGA
- a CDS encoding nuclear transport factor 2 family protein — protein sequence MSAELTVLGMWRALSARDWDQVQTYLAPDCIYADMPVGPAAAARGPEDIVKRLKIGLEVLAGYENHDGLLVADGPNVMYEHSETWTWPTGEVAQLRFVTVHKVVDDRITIWKDYWDMSALANFAPPNWLDDFATADMSWVYDATDLL from the coding sequence GTGTCAGCTGAACTCACCGTCCTGGGCATGTGGCGGGCACTGTCGGCGCGCGATTGGGATCAGGTGCAGACGTACCTCGCGCCGGACTGCATCTACGCCGATATGCCGGTGGGCCCGGCCGCCGCGGCCCGCGGACCCGAGGACATCGTCAAACGCCTCAAGATCGGGCTGGAAGTCCTTGCCGGCTACGAGAACCACGACGGGTTGCTGGTCGCCGACGGACCCAACGTCATGTACGAGCACTCCGAAACCTGGACGTGGCCGACCGGTGAGGTCGCACAGTTGCGCTTCGTCACGGTGCACAAGGTCGTCGACGACAGGATCACCATCTGGAAGGACTACTGGGACATGAGTGCGCTGGCCAATTTCGCGCCGCCGAACTGGCTGGACGATTTCGCCACCGCCGACATGTCCTGGGTCTACGACGCGACCGATCTGCTCTGA
- a CDS encoding cytochrome P450: MTKFWPRFVSACHRRYGDVFTLRVASMGTLIYLARPDDIKTVFGGDPAVYHAGEANSMLAGLLGSSSVLVVDDEEHRDRRRLMLAPFRREAVARQTGLIARIAADNIAGWPVGRPFAVAPKMSEITLEVILRTVIGATDEHRLAQLRAIMPKLLSIGVWEYLAINTPGLQRLAPWRPFRDRLREADRLLYAEIAERRADPDLNARTDALAMMIRTGDMTDTQLRDQLMTLLVAGHDTTATSLSWALERLTRHPAVLAKAVHAARTGADEYLDAVCKEVLRIRPVVFDIGRILTEPTDVAGYRLPAGVMVAPGIGLVHRDAGQYPDPDRFDPDRMLGAGLGPTTWLPFGGGNRRCLGANFALVEMAVVLGEVLRHVDLHTSTARAERPRVKGVILIPHRGARIRARAVDTLAGATCPAHPSGDVRTELTSGT; the protein is encoded by the coding sequence ATGACGAAGTTCTGGCCCCGGTTCGTCTCGGCCTGCCATCGCCGCTACGGGGATGTGTTCACGCTGCGGGTCGCCTCCATGGGCACCCTGATCTATCTGGCCCGACCCGATGACATCAAGACCGTCTTCGGCGGCGATCCCGCGGTCTACCATGCGGGCGAAGCCAATTCGATGCTGGCGGGGCTGTTGGGATCCAGCTCGGTGCTGGTCGTCGATGATGAAGAGCACCGCGATCGCAGGCGGCTGATGCTGGCGCCCTTTCGCCGGGAGGCGGTGGCCCGCCAGACCGGGCTGATCGCCCGGATCGCGGCGGACAACATCGCGGGCTGGCCGGTCGGCCGTCCGTTCGCGGTGGCCCCGAAGATGTCCGAGATCACGCTCGAGGTGATCCTGCGGACCGTCATCGGGGCCACTGACGAACACCGGCTGGCCCAGTTGCGCGCCATCATGCCGAAACTGCTCAGCATCGGCGTGTGGGAGTACCTGGCGATCAACACACCCGGTCTTCAGCGCCTCGCGCCGTGGCGCCCGTTCCGGGACCGCTTACGCGAGGCCGACCGCCTGCTCTACGCCGAGATCGCCGAACGCCGGGCCGATCCCGATCTGAACGCCCGGACCGACGCGCTGGCGATGATGATCCGCACCGGCGACATGACCGACACCCAACTCCGCGATCAACTGATGACCCTGCTCGTCGCCGGTCACGACACCACCGCGACCTCACTGTCGTGGGCGCTGGAACGATTGACCCGGCACCCGGCGGTGCTGGCGAAGGCCGTGCACGCGGCACGCACCGGCGCCGACGAATACCTCGACGCCGTGTGCAAGGAGGTGCTGCGGATCCGGCCGGTGGTGTTCGATATCGGTCGCATCCTGACCGAGCCGACGGACGTCGCCGGGTACCGGCTGCCCGCCGGTGTGATGGTGGCACCGGGAATCGGACTGGTCCACCGCGACGCCGGGCAGTACCCGGATCCCGACCGGTTCGACCCGGACCGCATGCTCGGCGCCGGCCTGGGCCCGACGACATGGCTGCCCTTCGGCGGCGGCAATCGCCGGTGCCTCGGCGCGAACTTCGCCCTGGTGGAGATGGCGGTGGTGTTGGGTGAGGTGCTGCGCCACGTCGATCTGCACACCAGTACCGCTCGCGCCGAGCGGCCACGGGTCAAGGGCGTCATCCTGATTCCGCACCGGGGCGCCAGGATCCGCGCCCGGGCGGTCGACACCCTCGCGGGCGCGACATGCCCGGCCCATCCGTCCGGCGACGTTCGAACCGAACTGACCTCGGGTACGTGA
- a CDS encoding protein disulfide oxidoreductase: MLGIAGAPTAMADDRLQFTGTTLSGAAFDGASLQGKPAVLWFWTPWCPFCNQEAPTVSKVTAANPEVTFVGIAARSDVAAMQQFASRYKLGFTNLNDADGSLWATFNVPWQPAYLFVEADGTSSFVNNPTSAMSEQDLSARVSALTA; encoded by the coding sequence ATGCTCGGCATTGCGGGCGCACCGACCGCGATGGCCGATGACCGCCTCCAATTCACCGGCACCACCTTGTCGGGCGCTGCGTTCGACGGCGCGAGCTTGCAGGGCAAGCCCGCGGTGCTGTGGTTCTGGACGCCGTGGTGCCCGTTCTGCAATCAGGAGGCACCCACCGTCAGCAAGGTGACGGCGGCGAACCCTGAGGTGACCTTCGTCGGGATCGCGGCGCGCTCCGACGTCGCGGCCATGCAGCAATTCGCGTCGCGCTACAAGCTTGGCTTCACCAACCTCAACGACGCCGACGGATCCCTGTGGGCGACGTTCAACGTGCCCTGGCAGCCGGCCTATCTGTTCGTCGAAGCGGACGGCACCTCGAGCTTCGTGAACAATCCGACCTCGGCCATGTCGGAACAGGATCTGTCGGCCCGGGTCAGCGCGCTCACCGCCTAG